The following nucleotide sequence is from Erythrobacter aurantius.
TCGCGATGAATTCCGCGCCCACCAGCACCATCAGCCCGGCAGCGTTGAAAAATGCGAGGATCAACCACAGCACGCTGTGCACCGGGTTGCGCGACATGATGACCATCACGGCGCTCGCGATGACCAGCCCTGCGAACAGGTAGAAGGCGAGTGTCTGTATCATGATCCCTGTTTATCCGTCCCCGGTATCCCTTGCCGCGCGCCCTTAACGATAGGGTGCGTCAGCTTCAAGATTGGCCGCGATGGCCCGTTCCCACTTGTCACCGTTCGCGAGCAGCTTGGCCTTGTCGTAAAGCAGCTCTTCGCGGGTTTCGGTGGCGTATTCGAAATTCGGCCCTTCGACGATGGCGTCGACCGGGCAGGCTTCCTGACAGAAGCCGCAATAGATGCACTTCGTCATGTCGATGTCGTAGCGCGTCGTGCGGCGGCTGCCGTCTTCGCGCGGTTCGGCCTCGATCGTGATCGCCTGTGCCGGGCACACAGCCTCGCACAGCTTGCACGCGATGCAGCGTTCCTCACCGTTGGGATAACGGCGCAGCGCGTGTTCACCACGGAAACGCGGCGAAAGCGGCGACTTCTCGAAGGGGTAGTTGATCGTCACCTTGGGCTTGAAGAAATACTTCAAGGTCAGCGCGTGCGCCTTGAGGAATTCCCACAGGGTGAACGATTTCAAGAGCTGGGTTGCGGAGGTCATGCGAAATGTCCCGTGGCCATCAGGTAGCCGGAAATTGCAGCAACGAAGATCAGGCTCATCGGCAGGAACACCTTCCAGCCAAGCCGCATCAGCTGGTCATAGCGATACCGCGGCACGGTCGCCCAGATCCAGCTGAAGATCAGGAAGAAACCGAAGGTCTTGAGCAGGAACCACACGATCCCCGGCACATAATAGAGGGGTGCCCATTCGACCGGGGGCAGCCATCCGCCGAAGAACAGCAGCGTGCACAGCGAGCACATCAGCAGGATATTGGCATATTCACCCAGCCAGAACAGCGCGAAGGCCATGCTCGAATATTCGGTCTGATAACCGGCAACGAGCTCCGATTCCGCCTCGGTCAGGTCGAACGGCGCGCGGGCCGTCTCGGCCAGTGCCGAAATGAAGAATACCACGAACATCGGGAACAGCAGCAGATTGAAGTAAAACCCGTTCACGAAGCCGAGACCGTGCCCCTTTTGAGCCATGACGATGTCCGTCATGTTGAAGCTCTTGGTCCACAGCACGACGCAAACGAGAATAAAGCCGATCGAGACCTCGTAAGAGATCATCTGTGCAGCGGCGCGCATTGCGGAGAAGAACGGGTATTTCGAGTTCGACGCCCAACCGGACATCACCACGCCGTAAACACCCAGTGAGCTGATCGCGAGGATGTACAGCAGGCCAAGATTGATGTCCGAGACCAGCACGCCCTCATCGAACGGGATCACCGCCCAGGCCGCGAGCGCGACGGTAAAGGTGATGATCGGCGCGAGCAGGAAGATGCCCTTGTTCGCAGCGCTCGGGATGATCGTTTCCTGCAGGAAGACCTTGAGGCCATCCGCGAATGACTGGAGCAGCCCGAACGGCCCGACCACGTTGGGTCCGCGACGCAGCATGATCGCGCCCAGCACCTTGCGGTCGACATAGATCACCATCGCGACGCTGAACATCACGAGCAGCGAAATCACGATGATCCCGACCAGCG
It contains:
- the nuoI gene encoding NADH-quinone oxidoreductase subunit NuoI, with the translated sequence MTSATQLLKSFTLWEFLKAHALTLKYFFKPKVTINYPFEKSPLSPRFRGEHALRRYPNGEERCIACKLCEAVCPAQAITIEAEPREDGSRRTTRYDIDMTKCIYCGFCQEACPVDAIVEGPNFEYATETREELLYDKAKLLANGDKWERAIAANLEADAPYR
- the nuoH gene encoding NADH-quinone oxidoreductase subunit NuoH, producing the protein MTAFFQGFGMPYEWAWTVSTLVGIIVISLLVMFSVAMVIYVDRKVLGAIMLRRGPNVVGPFGLLQSFADGLKVFLQETIIPSAANKGIFLLAPIITFTVALAAWAVIPFDEGVLVSDINLGLLYILAISSLGVYGVVMSGWASNSKYPFFSAMRAAAQMISYEVSIGFILVCVVLWTKSFNMTDIVMAQKGHGLGFVNGFYFNLLLFPMFVVFFISALAETARAPFDLTEAESELVAGYQTEYSSMAFALFWLGEYANILLMCSLCTLLFFGGWLPPVEWAPLYYVPGIVWFLLKTFGFFLIFSWIWATVPRYRYDQLMRLGWKVFLPMSLIFVAAISGYLMATGHFA